One genomic region from Mytilus trossulus isolate FHL-02 chromosome 9, PNRI_Mtr1.1.1.hap1, whole genome shotgun sequence encodes:
- the LOC134685281 gene encoding uncharacterized protein LOC134685281, producing MKTNIYPMSTPEYSEQRPSGFDVGSHSAIHPVAWDIITPDHVAYTIPPPTYDSIFIQEGPTESNVRHDDRNMWEKVHEWFEMSVLQHIIWLGALVFSILYIVFSLKYGGNCDRKLYNETDGKVIEEVDLPSTMKAEGGVLCATVLYVFVLLLFRICDTNRTRRINMADSKGRQTRKGQLVFVCCILFIASFVLCIIGATRVIPFYDYDVSKNYTFMCDSEFYSFYHDAKIGQLSIMMPYAAYIIIYLFIVIPKAKLWFIRRKWRQWASLLDADQDGIISIRDMEKTNARLELLRRTSGDRKTALNAGAQKKWWDENIFKRGVNKDISVDDYITYLEGIYTPHGMESTMRPVITGFFNFFSTPDYRKKNIPILEEEFLKFWTILKNVDESHCRRMFVRYFLNPVTLASFLDNFVSLVAHNDFFDEKTLRVHKILNPKRSGTCDLICHPSFCDV from the exons ATGAAGACGAATATTTATCCTATGTCGACTCCGGAGTATTCAGAGCAAAGGCCGTCTGGTTTCGATGTTGGCTCACATTCTGCGATTCATCCCGTGGCTTGGGATATTATAACACCAGATCATGTAGCATATACGA TTCCTCCTCCAACATACGATTCAATTTTCATACAAGAAGGACCAACAGAATCTAATGTACGTCATGATGACAGGAATATGTGGGAAAAAGTGCATGAATGGTTTGAAATGTCAg TTCTTCAACATATTATTTGGCTTGGAGCCCTCGTCTTTTCgatattatatattgttttca gttTAAAATATGGTGGTAACTGTGATCGGAAACTATACAATGAAACGGACGGGAAAGTGATAGAGGAGGTAGATCTTCCATCAACCATGAAGGCAGAGGGTGGTGTATTGTGTGCAACAGTTCTCTATGTCTTTGTTTTGCTATTATTTCGTATTTGTGATACAAATCGGACACGTCGCATCAACATGGCAGATTCTAAGGGAAGACAAACAAGGAAAGGTCAACTCgtatttgtttgttgtattcTTTTCATAGCCAGCTTTGTTTTGTGTATAATAG GAGCAACAAGAGTTATCCCATTCTATGACTATGATGTCTCCAAAAACTATACATTTATGTGTGATTCCGAGTTCTATAGCTTTTACCACGATGCCAAGATTGGACAGCTATCTATAATGATGCCATATGCTGCTTACATCATAATCTACCTGTTTATAGTTATACCTAAAGCAA AGTTATGGTTCATTCGACGCAAATGGCGACAGTGGGCCAGTCTTCTTGATGCCGATCAAGATGGCATCATCAGTATAAGAGACATGGAGAAGACCAACGCAAGGCTAGAACTACTCCGACGGACCAGTGGAGATAGAAAGACAGCTCTAAATGCAGGCGCACAGAAAAAATGGTGGGATGAGAATATATTCAAAAGGGGAGTCAACAAAGACATTTCTGTAGACGATTATATAACTTATCTTGAGGGGATTTATACTCCTCATGGTATGGAGAGCACAATGCGTCCTGTTATTactggtttttttaattttttctcaaCACCTGATTATCGTAAGAAAAATATTCCAATTTTGGAAGAagaatttttaaagttttggacGATATTAAAAAATGTCGATGAATCTCATTGCCGGAGAATGTTTGTTAGATATTTTCTAAATCCTGTAACATTGGCAAGTTTTCTTGACAATTTTGTGTCCCTTGTAGCACATAATGATTTCTTTGACGAAAAAACGTTAAGGGTCCATAAAATATTAAACCCTAAACGATCAGGAACATGTGATCTTATTTGTCATCCTTCATTCTGTGATGTCTaa